The following proteins come from a genomic window of Asterias amurensis chromosome 15, ASM3211899v1:
- the LOC139948262 gene encoding uncharacterized protein: MAEKARPKSQSTQTESSMSPFFSQLLDPANLEYLWPALLIVVFLGLVWTKSRRTWMLVDALAMVACGLALLFVPEKVFGLMLTNPVKMDLFLTVLCRIVAAVVFGSGIVWICLRKSTDNYTQNMLLGTRVVGTCAMLVATHVLQSEEQLFSDKFARLSMLDCILWMLGSAYFFMSAKNYGGHSQLDSWLNLHLRLDFLLTLMFGLVWFAFPEFVMKMHSTGVKPAVVHTLMGQIVGAMMIGSAILSAVAPGFMFHEDKRNVLLCKILTLLLIVVMALSSLDHSNIGRGVMLSHLMGVVWVINAAMGYFAPHETDGYLSARKNAKTE; the protein is encoded by the exons ATGGCGGAAAAAGCAAGACCCAAATCTCAAAGTACACAGACTGAGAGCTCCATGTCTCCTTTCTTCAGCCAGTTACTGGACCCAGCAAACTTGGAGTATTTGTGGCCAGCTTTACTGATTGTTGTTTTCCTTGGGTTGGTGTGGACGAAAAGCCGCCGGACCTGGATGCTGGTGGACGCCCTGGCCATGGTGGCCTGTGGGCTGGCGCTTTTGTTCGTCCCGGAGAAAGTATTTGGTCTCATG ttgACTAATCCGGTGAAGATGGATCTTTTCTTGACGGTCCTTTGTCGGATAGTTGCCGCGGTTGTCTTTGGATCAGGTATAGTCTGGATCTGTCTGCGCAAATCAACTGACAACTACACACAGAACATGCTACTTGGTACCAGAGTGGTG GGGACCTGTGCAATGCTAGTCGCAACGCATGTTTTACAGAGTGAGGAGCAATTATTCAGTGACAAA tttGCCCGGCTTTCTATGTTGGACTGCATTTTGTGGATGCTCGGCAGTGCTTATTTCTTCATGTCGGCCAAGAATTACGGCGGCCACTCCCAACTGGACAGCTGGCTCAACCTCCATCTCAGGTTGGATTTCCTCCTGACGCTGATGTTTGGGCTGGTCTGGTTTGCCTTCCCAGAATTTGTCATGAAGATGCAT TCAACAGGTGTGAAGCCAGCGGTAGTGCACACCCTTATGGGTCAGATTGTAGGAGCGATGATGATTGGCTCAGCCATACTGAGCGCTGTAGCTCCGGGCTTCATGTTCCATGAGGACAAGAGAAATGTCCTACTCTGCAAGATTCTG ACTCTGCTGTTGATTGTCGTGATGGCTCTCTCATCCCTCGATCACTCCAATATTGGCCGAGGTGTGATGCTGAGTCACCTCATGGGCGTAGTGTGGGTCATCAATGCAGCGATGGGATACTTCGCTCCCCATGAGACAGACGGCTACCTCAGTGCAAGGAAGAATGCCAAAACCGAATAG